From Denitrovibrio acetiphilus DSM 12809, the proteins below share one genomic window:
- a CDS encoding AraC family transcriptional regulator, giving the protein MNQHAEILNQFDLKEGVTQSLLESVRLFKVTHERPREPLLYDPCMCIIAQGHKVGYVGDRTFRYDPENYLVVSIATPFECCTFADENNPLLGIFIDIDMAMLHEVIHAMGSQVRTVSGGKLPQTVGPAVMDNEMFDAVSRLLNILRSETDVKVLGTGLVKEILYRALKGSQAHLLYALAGFDGSFANIAHVLRRIHINYNDKLDVNYLAEYANMSVSSFHRAFKEVTSEPPMQYLKKVRLTKAKDLIVNKRLKAYLAAQEVGYESVSQFSREFKRYFGESASEMIRSANLCVDE; this is encoded by the coding sequence GTGAATCAACATGCAGAAATCCTAAATCAGTTTGACCTCAAAGAGGGGGTAACGCAATCACTTCTTGAAAGTGTCAGATTGTTTAAAGTCACTCACGAGAGACCCCGTGAACCTCTTTTGTATGACCCGTGTATGTGCATTATAGCACAAGGGCACAAAGTCGGCTATGTCGGAGACAGAACATTCAGATATGATCCTGAAAATTACCTTGTTGTATCAATAGCCACTCCTTTTGAGTGCTGCACTTTTGCTGATGAAAATAATCCTCTGCTTGGCATCTTTATAGATATTGATATGGCAATGCTTCATGAGGTTATACATGCCATGGGAAGTCAGGTAAGAACTGTCAGTGGCGGAAAGCTTCCCCAAACAGTTGGTCCGGCTGTAATGGATAATGAAATGTTTGATGCGGTCAGTCGTCTGCTGAACATTCTGCGGTCTGAGACAGACGTGAAAGTTTTAGGAACCGGGCTTGTGAAAGAAATACTTTACAGAGCTCTTAAGGGGAGTCAGGCTCACCTTTTGTATGCCCTTGCTGGATTTGACGGCAGTTTTGCAAATATTGCCCATGTACTGCGCCGTATTCATATAAACTACAACGATAAGCTTGATGTAAACTATCTTGCTGAATATGCGAATATGAGTGTTTCCTCTTTTCATCGTGCTTTTAAAGAAGTGACATCCGAGCCGCCCATGCAGTATTTAAAGAAAGTCAGGCTTACAAAAGCGAAAGACCTCATAGTTAACAAAAGGTTGAAAGCATATTTAGCCGCACAGGAAGTGGGCTATGAAAGCGTTTCTCAGTTCAGCAGGGAGTTTAAACGCTACTTTGGTGAAAGTGCTTCTGAAATGATCAGAAGTGCAAATCTATGCGTGGATGAATGA